The sequence GAATCGGATATTTTCCATCAAAACAGGTGGTACAAAAATCCTGGGGTGTTTCCACGGATTGGAGCATTGCCGCAATACTCAGATACCCCAAGCTGTCAGCACGAATGTACTTACGGATTCCGTCAATCGTATGTGAACTCGCAATTAACTCACCACGGGTCGGTGTGTCTACACCATAGAAGCATGCGAATTTATTTGGCGGGGATGCAATACGGAGATGAACAGCTGTCGCGCCACCTTGCCGAACCATTTTGATGAGTTTTCTACTGTTCGTTCCGCGCATGATTGAGTCGTCGACAAGCACGACCCGTTTGCCGTGCAGCACATCGCGCACCGGGTTCAATTTCACCTTCACCATCAGTTCTCGAATATCCTGTGCCGGGTTCATGAACGAGCGACCCACAAAGGGGTTCCGAGACAGTCCTAAGTCGAACGGAATGCCAGATTCCTCGGCGTATCCGAGGGCAGCAATCGTCGCAGAGTCAGGCACTGGAATAACGACATCCGCTTTGACGGGATGTTCGCGGGCGAGCTGTCTGCCAAACTCGCGGCGCGTGTTGTTCACACTCTGCCCAAACATCATGCTATCCGGGCGCGCTAAATAGATATATTCAAAGATGCACTGCGACAATTGGGATTGTTTCTTATGAAAACGCAACGACTCTACACCACGATGTGTAGAGCGTGTAAATATTAACTCCCCTGGCTCCACTTC comes from Candidatus Poribacteria bacterium and encodes:
- a CDS encoding amidophosphoribosyltransferase, producing MQYDDKPKDECGVFGVFGHPKAVELTYLGLRALQHRGQESSGIVASDGEKFTYHHGMGLVHSVFTPEALGALKGHIAIGHNRYSTAGESTLENAQPLVRNYKQGPLALGHNGNLVNALQVRNHLENAGSIFSTSLDTEVIFHLIAHSRKHTLEHRIIDALRSIEGAYSFVCMDKNTLIGARDAHGFRPLWLGKLGDAYVLASETCAFDVVEAEPIREVEPGELIFTRSTHRGVESLRFHKKQSQLSQCIFEYIYLARPDSMMFGQSVNNTRREFGRQLAREHPVKADVVIPVPDSATIAALGYAEESGIPFDLGLSRNPFVGRSFMNPAQDIRELMVKVKLNPVRDVLHGKRVVLVDDSIMRGTNSRKLIKMVRQGGATAVHLRIASPPNKFACFYGVDTPTRGELIASSHTIDGIRKYIRADSLGYLSIAAMLQSVETPQDFCTTCFDGKYPIPFVEESSEQLPLIVD